The Daphnia pulex isolate KAP4 chromosome 3, ASM2113471v1 genome includes a region encoding these proteins:
- the LOC124191330 gene encoding cytochrome c oxidase assembly factor 7 homolog has translation MAWNFKNEEEVKQFSDKLGNDYRFGCFNEKKPEVCHLLGDFMEGFKRDLKKAAIIYRSTCDDYSFSHSCHKYATYSLTGKGSPPDYLKAFEYFKKGCHLEDSGSCFFAGLMCMYDNENTKIKQDYLQGMGFLNQSCDKGNHNSCHYISGIYFFGVPDVLKKNMATAYDYSNKACELGNIYACANISRMYKKGDGVEKNPELANVYKKKVIVMGKELKDQFKPVELEREA, from the exons ATGGCatggaatttcaaaaatgaggAAGAGGTGAAACAATTCTCTGATAAGTTGGGAAACGACTATAGGTTTGGATGTTTCAACGAAAAGAAACCTGAAG TATGCCATCTTCTAGGAGATTTCATGGAAGGCTTCAAAAGGGATTTGAAAAAAGCCGCTATTATATATCGATCCACTTGTGATGACTACAGTTTCAGCCACAGCTGTCATAAATATGCTACCTATTCATTGACTGGTAAAGGTAGTCCACCCGACTACCTGAAAGCATTTGAATACTTTAAGAAAGGCTGTCATTTGGAAGATTCAGGCTCCTGCTTTTTTGCTGGCCTTATGTGTATGTATGACAATGAAAACactaaaattaaacaagattATCTTCAAGGAATGGGATTTCTGAATCAGTCCTGTGACAAAGGAAACCACAACAGCTGTCACTATATCAGTGGGATATATTTTTTCGGGGTTCCTGatgttttgaagaaaaatatggcCACAGCATATGACTACAGCAACAAGGCTTGTGAACTTGGAAATATATATGCTTGTGCAAATATAAGCAGAATGTACAAAAAAGGTGATGGAGTTGAGAAGAATCCTGAATTAGCAAatgtatataagaaaaaagtcatTGTTATGGGAAAGGAACTGAAAGATCAATTTAAACCCGTTGAACTGGAAAGGGAAGCCTGA
- the LOC124191329 gene encoding cytochrome c oxidase assembly factor 7 homolog → MAWDLKTDEEVKQYLDNLGTEYRFGCLSEKKPEVCHLLGDFMESIKKDFNKAASLYRSTCDDYQFSRSCHKFASYALTGKGGPADPSKAFDYFKKGCNFGDADSCLYAGLMCTANNEKIKVKLDYPQGMGFLNQSCEKGNHNGCYYLSGMYLTGVPEVLEKNMTSAFNYSIKACDLGNIYACANVSRMYTKGDGVEPNAEIALQFKKKVFEMEKELRGQFKPIEMERGA, encoded by the exons ATGGCGTGGGATCTAAAAACTGATGAAGAGGTGAAACAGTACTTGGACAATTTAGGAACTGAGTACAGGTTTGGATGTTTGAGCGAAAAGAAACCGGAAG TATGTCACCTTCTGGGAGATTTCATGGAAAGcatcaaaaaagatttcaacaaAGCAGCTTCATTGTACAGATCTACATGTGATGACTACCAATTCAGCCGCAGCTGCCATAAATTTGCTTCTTATGCTTTAACTGGTAAAGGTGGTCCTGCAGACCCATCAAAAGCATTTGATTACTTTAAGAAAGGGTGCAATTTTGGAGATGCAGATTCTTGTCTGTATGCTGGCCTTATGTGTACAgccaacaatgaaaaaattaaagttaaactaGATTACCCACAAGGAATGGGATTTCTGAACCAGTCGTGTGAGAAGGGGAACCACAATGGCTGCTACTATCTTAGTGGCATGTATTTGACTGGTGTACCtgaagttttagaaaaaaacatgacCTCTGCCTTCAATTACAGCATAAAGGCTTGTGATCTTGGTAATATATATGCTTGTGCCAATGTTAGCAGAATGTACACTAAAGGTGATGGAGTAGAGCCGAATGCTGAAATTGCATtacaatttaagaaaaaggtttttgaaatggaaaaagagcTGAGAGGTCAGTTTAAACCTATTGAAATGGAAAGAGGAGCCTAA